TCGTCGACGTCTACGTGCGGCCGGACCACCCGGACCAGGACCTCGGGCTCGAGGTGTTCCGGTTCCTCGAGGAGCGCGGCCGGGCAGCGGTCGAGGCCGACGGCCTGAGCTCGGTGCTCTACGACATGGGTGCCTGGCGGCAGGACGTGCAGACCCAGGACTGGCTGCGCGGGAGCGGCTACGATTCGCCGACGTCGTACGTCCGGATGCGCATCGACCTGGACCGGCCCGTGGAGGCGCCGGCGGTCCCGGGTGTCCGGGTGCGACGTACGGCCATGTCCGAGGACGACGTCCGCGCGGCGCACCGGGTGGACTCCGAGGCGTTCGTCGAGCACTTCGGCTTCGTGCCGGTCGACCTCGAGCACTACCGGCACCGGCTGACCGAGCACGGCCCGGACTTCACCCAGCTGTGGCTCGCCGAGGTCGACGGCGAGGTCGCGGGCCTGCTGGTCGGCAGCAAGCGCTTCGAGCAGGAGCACGACGCCGGGTACGTCGACTCGCTGGCCACCCTGCCAGGGGCCCGAGGGAGGGGGGCGGGCAAGGCGCTGCTCCGGGCCTACTTCGCGTCGGAGCAGGCGGCAGGTCGGTCGGCCGTCTTCCTGCACGTCGACGTCGCCAACGCCACCGGCGCGCTGGCGATCTACGAGTCGGTCGGCATGCGCCCCTTCGAGACGATCGACGCCTGGGTCAAGCGGGTGCCGCTCGAGGCCTGACGCTTGTCGCCGACGCACCCGCGGTGGTGTGGTGGCAGCCCCACTGGCGGGATGCAGGGGGCGGGCGCAGACTCGAGACGCCGGGAGCGGGGAGGGGCCCTGTGCGACCCGGCTCGAGGGGGAGTCATGGCATCAGGATTCGTCGACAAGCTGCCTGGCGGGATCGAGGTCACCAAGCGGGCGGCCGACTTCCAGTGGGGCGACGTCAACGAGGACAGCCCCGCCGAAGGCAGTGGGTCACACCACGCAGACCGCTGACCTGCCGAGCTATCGGGAGGGCCAGCGCGATGCACCGACCTTCACCGTCGGTGAGCACAAGGTGTGGCAGCACCGGCGGCTGATGAAGGGCTGCGGGACGCTGCAGAACGACGCCGGCGGCACCGAGACCAACACGGTCGTCCGACTGCAGATCGAGATCATCGGCTTTTCGTCGCGGCGGTCGTGGCTGCCGGAGAGCGCCTTCCAGCGCGACGCGCTAGCGGCCATCAAGCAGCTGGCCAAGCAGGAGCTCGACGTCCCGAACGACCACGTCTGGCCGGACAAGCAGGAGGACGACGTGCTCGCGACCGAGAACTACATCCGGCGGCAGTCGCGGTTCCCGCACCAGCCGGGCTGGTACGGCCACGTCGAGGTCCCGGAGAACGACCACTGGGACTGGGGGTCGCTGCGCTGGGACGACCTCGAGGGTGGTGCCGACATGGTGGAGGCGCTGGCCTTCGTCGAGCGGTTCCGGAACCAGAACGGCAAGCTGCGGACTCGCGAGATCTCGCCGTTCTTCGCGAACCGGGCGGCGCTGCGGGACTGGGCTGTCCGCCCGGACGGCAACAACCTGGACACCGACGACGAGCTCCGCAAGAGCCTGTTCGACGCGATGATCGAGAACCGGGTGTGGGTGGCCAAGAGGCTCGTCGACCCGGCCGAGGACCCGGTCCTCGACTGAACCTCGGCGCCGGACGTATGCCGGCGCTGATGAAGGCTGGTGGTGCGGTCGGCTAGGTCGCCAGCAGGACCTTGCCGACCGCCTCGCCGGCCTCGAGCACCCGGTGCGCCTCGCCGGCCTCGGCCATGGGCAGCACCCGGTCGACCACGGGGTGCACCGTGCCGGAGCCGACGAGCGGCCACACGTGCTCGCGGACCGAGGCGATGACGGCCGCCTTCTCCTCCGGCGGCCGGGCGCGGAGCACGGTCGCCAGGACCGCGGCCCGCTTGCGCATCAGCAGGCTCAGGTCGAGCTCGGCCCTGGTGCCGCCCTGCAGCCCGATGACGACCAGCCGGCCGCTGGTGGCCAGGACCTCGACGTTGCGGGCGAGGTACTTGGCGCCGATCAGGTCCAGCACGACGTCGGCGCCGCGGCCGTCGGTCGCCACCCGCACGGCCTCGACGAAGTCCTGCTCGTGGTAGTCGACCAGCACCTCGGCGCCGAGCTCGTGGCAGCGTGCGAGCTTCTCCGGTGACCCCGCTGTCACGGCGACCCGGGCCTGCATGGCGCGGCCGAGCTGGATGGCCATGGTCCCGATGCCGGACCCGCCGCCGTGGACCAGCAGCGTCTCGCCCGGCCGCAGACCGGCGAGCATGAACACGTTGGACCACACCGTGCAGGTCACCTCCGGCAGTCCGGCCGCGGCGACCAGGTCGACCCCGGTCGGCAGCGGCAGCAGCTGGCCGGCCGGCACGGCCACCTGCTCGGCGTACCCGCCGCCGGTGAGCAGCGCGCACACCTCGTCGCCCGCGGCCCAGCCCTCCACGCCGTCCCCGAGGGCGGCCACCCGCCCCGAGCACTCGAGACCGAGGTAGGGGGAGGTGCCCGGCGGCGGGTCGTACAGCCCCTGCCGCTGGAGGAGGTCGGCCCGGTTGACGGCGCTCGCCACGACGTCCACCAGGACCTCTCCCGGACCGGGCTCCGGGTCAGGAACCTGGTCCCAGCGCATCACCTCGGGCCCACCCGCTCCGGTCAGCACCACGGCTCGCACGGACCACACCTTAGGAACGTCGGGGTGGTCCCGACGCGCCGGTACCCGCTCAAGGCGGGCGGGGGACCGGCCGATGCCACACCTTCAAGACCTTTGCCTGCCCATGGGGCGCACGACGACCGACCGGAGAGTCCATGCTGCGCGACGCCGGTGTCCGCACCAAGCTGCTCGCCGTCCTGGCGATCCCGACCCTGCTGCTGGTCGTCGTGACCGGGCTGCTGGTCGGCGGCCAGGTCGGTGAGGCCCGTCGCGCCGGGCAGATCAACGCCCTGACCGAGGTCGCGGTGCAGGTCAACACGGTGGTGCACAGCCTCCAGGAGGAGCGCAGCGCCACCCTCAACCACCTGCAGTCCCCGAGCGCTGGCAGCGAGCACAGCATGCGCAGCCAGCGCCGGTTCACCGATCAGCAGCTGCGCGGGCTCGGCGAGCTGGTAGCCGCGTCCCCGGTGGACGAGATGTCCGAGGCCGTACGGTCCTCGGTCGCTCGC
The sequence above is drawn from the Actinomycetes bacterium genome and encodes:
- a CDS encoding GNAT family N-acetyltransferase encodes the protein MTRQPQPEQPDPLVPERLGPADLADLFDFLVLCDTAVIGQADISEEEVAADLRNPAVESYGWRDASGRLVGHGYAERVGDSEKVVVDVYVRPDHPDQDLGLEVFRFLEERGRAAVEADGLSSVLYDMGAWRQDVQTQDWLRGSGYDSPTSYVRMRIDLDRPVEAPAVPGVRVRRTAMSEDDVRAAHRVDSEAFVEHFGFVPVDLEHYRHRLTEHGPDFTQLWLAEVDGEVAGLLVGSKRFEQEHDAGYVDSLATLPGARGRGAGKALLRAYFASEQAAGRSAVFLHVDVANATGALAIYESVGMRPFETIDAWVKRVPLEA
- a CDS encoding NAD(P)H-quinone oxidoreductase: MRAVVLTGAGGPEVMRWDQVPDPEPGPGEVLVDVVASAVNRADLLQRQGLYDPPPGTSPYLGLECSGRVAALGDGVEGWAAGDEVCALLTGGGYAEQVAVPAGQLLPLPTGVDLVAAAGLPEVTCTVWSNVFMLAGLRPGETLLVHGGGSGIGTMAIQLGRAMQARVAVTAGSPEKLARCHELGAEVLVDYHEQDFVEAVRVATDGRGADVVLDLIGAKYLARNVEVLATSGRLVVIGLQGGTRAELDLSLLMRKRAAVLATVLRARPPEEKAAVIASVREHVWPLVGSGTVHPVVDRVLPMAEAGEAHRVLEAGEAVGKVLLAT